In a genomic window of Candidatus Limnocylindrales bacterium:
- a CDS encoding trypsin-like peptidase domain-containing protein: protein MPGAGTLFFVNSDGWAFTCRHVAEQLLVADQLRINFDAFKAERACLTPGKRNSQELRLLEKKYSYAKGRTIELYSLFVDCVEGSLNLDIRIHPEVDVALLRFQNHTRLLCDKFPVFAADASELQPGKYLCRLGYPFPEFENFEYDAVADRIAWTTIGRQATPRFPIEGMVTRHLLNAQGAIVGIELSTAGLRGQSGGPAFGTDGRIWGMQAATAHLDLEFDIDVEVRRGAEKKRVRESAFLHVGHCIHVDVLKQFMRQHGVTFSES from the coding sequence GTGCCGGGCGCCGGGACACTGTTTTTCGTAAATTCGGACGGATGGGCATTCACTTGCCGCCATGTGGCCGAACAACTACTCGTCGCCGATCAGCTTCGGATCAATTTTGACGCTTTCAAGGCAGAACGAGCCTGCCTAACGCCAGGGAAGAGGAACTCACAAGAGCTCCGCCTCCTCGAAAAGAAGTACTCCTACGCCAAGGGCAGGACCATCGAGCTGTACAGCCTATTTGTCGATTGTGTCGAAGGTTCTCTGAACCTGGACATCCGCATCCACCCGGAAGTTGATGTCGCACTGCTGAGATTCCAAAACCACACGCGGCTGCTCTGCGACAAGTTCCCGGTCTTTGCTGCTGATGCTTCTGAACTCCAGCCGGGTAAGTATCTTTGTAGGCTTGGGTATCCCTTCCCTGAATTTGAGAATTTTGAATACGATGCTGTCGCGGATCGCATTGCATGGACAACGATTGGCCGACAAGCGACGCCGCGATTTCCGATCGAAGGCATGGTAACTCGGCATCTTCTCAACGCGCAGGGAGCCATTGTCGGCATCGAGCTTAGCACCGCTGGTTTGCGCGGCCAGAGCGGCGGCCCCGCCTTTGGAACTGACGGTCGTATCTGGGGCATGCAGGCTGCGACCGCACACCTCGATCTGGAGTTCGACATAGATGTTGAGGTTCGGCGTGGTGCGGAGAAAAAGCGAGTGCGCGAAAGCGCATTCTTACACGTCGGTCACTGCATACACGTCGATGTGCTGAAGCAGTTTATGCGCCAGCATGGGGTCACCTTCAGTGAAAGCTGA
- a CDS encoding type II toxin-antitoxin system PemK/MazF family toxin, with amino-acid sequence MGAPSAGSVVLLAFPFSDLSRSKLRPAVVLASVGRGDFILCQITSNAYADAQAVALEASDFSEGSLQRTSYARPAKLFTANETLFVRQVGCLREETRRQIVERITQVLIGGEAG; translated from the coding sequence GTGGGCGCACCTTCAGCAGGATCGGTAGTACTTCTCGCTTTCCCGTTCTCCGATCTCAGCCGTTCTAAGCTGCGTCCGGCGGTGGTCCTAGCCAGCGTCGGTCGGGGCGATTTCATCCTCTGCCAGATAACCAGCAATGCGTATGCGGATGCGCAGGCCGTCGCTCTAGAAGCGTCGGATTTTTCGGAGGGATCGCTGCAGCGTACTAGCTACGCACGCCCTGCCAAACTTTTCACGGCCAACGAAACCCTGTTCGTCCGTCAAGTCGGGTGTCTCCGAGAAGAGACGAGGCGGCAAATCGTGGAACGTATCACTCAGGTTCTTATCGGCGGGGAAGCTGGTTAG